A DNA window from uncultured Methanoregula sp. contains the following coding sequences:
- a CDS encoding putative zinc-binding protein: MTIALVTCSGISNTGKLTTQAAQVLLQRRPGQYVWLHAKQSAATLESEVGDADSVIVLDGCTDCCATKKLAAAGIIPENSIIATGLGIAKNGMAEVQFHEIETVIAAVIRPGRG, from the coding sequence ATGACCATTGCACTTGTCACCTGCTCCGGCATCTCGAATACCGGGAAACTCACCACGCAGGCAGCGCAGGTCCTGCTCCAGCGAAGACCGGGACAGTATGTCTGGCTGCACGCAAAGCAGTCCGCAGCAACACTGGAATCTGAAGTCGGGGATGCGGACAGCGTGATCGTCCTCGACGGGTGTACAGATTGCTGCGCCACAAAGAAACTCGCTGCTGCCGGAATAATTCCGGAGAACAGCATCATTGCAACCGGGCTCGGGATTGCGAAGAACGGGATGGCCGAAGTACAGTTCCACGAGATCGAGACCGTCATCGCTGCGGTGATCCGGCCTGGGAGGGGATAA
- a CDS encoding putative zinc-binding protein, with product MEAQKSSCGCGAAGKTRIIYSCSGIGSNVGQLANAAACQLAREGYGGGSCLAGVGGGIEKLVGMGKGADERVVIDGCPVACAKKILNDKGLSVDRYVLITDLGIEKTPGPAFRESDVQVVVDAVRNR from the coding sequence ATGGAAGCACAAAAATCATCCTGCGGTTGCGGGGCAGCGGGGAAGACCCGGATCATCTACTCCTGCTCCGGTATCGGATCGAACGTCGGCCAGCTTGCCAATGCGGCAGCCTGCCAGCTTGCCCGCGAAGGCTACGGGGGAGGCTCCTGCCTTGCCGGGGTCGGCGGAGGGATTGAGAAACTCGTTGGCATGGGGAAGGGTGCAGATGAACGGGTTGTCATCGACGGCTGCCCGGTCGCCTGCGCAAAGAAGATCCTGAACGACAAAGGACTTTCTGTTGACCGGTATGTCCTGATAACAGATCTCGGCATAGAGAAGACGCCCGGCCCTGCATTCCGGGAGAGCGATGTGCAGGTTGTCGTCGATGCGGTCAGGAACCGGTGA